A DNA window from Streptomyces sp. 71268 contains the following coding sequences:
- a CDS encoding DUF4430 domain-containing protein, which translates to MAAVPATATSTPAQISTSTTNGVSYLRSLQAADGSYAGAGLSNEWAFSAFAAAGTAAVDVAPGGDATRNARTVYRNHLAAPGWPGTSPVVTDYERGTINAYSAGIDPARVSAGRNLIADTYGHWQNSAPGYWGSPTNFNGTVFALLALAGAKTQSGGQRVPQALLDRSVATVRANQHDDGGWNYSKAEGDPAKLAAASDIDMTGATMASLCVSGVPASDPAITKAKAFLKSKLINGSGAFDAMFGVNTDSNGWAVSGLNACGINPQTGDFLTKAGKTPIDFLIAQQFKPGGGFKYLPTDTSPSAYASIDGLRAVAGGGFATAPPTPTTGASRWVATTQFAPGTAARLAVTVDDGTSLKVCAVTLTPTGTTTTLGAVLDAATSSAAPAGCVTSLTPTTGDGTVTSLNGKTNNATSTWKVSVDGAPANTAARNKVINLGDTIALRYGS; encoded by the coding sequence ATGGCCGCCGTCCCTGCCACCGCGACCTCGACACCCGCCCAGATATCCACCTCCACAACCAACGGGGTGTCCTACCTCAGATCGCTCCAGGCCGCCGACGGCTCGTACGCGGGCGCCGGCCTGTCCAACGAGTGGGCGTTCTCCGCCTTCGCGGCGGCCGGCACCGCCGCCGTCGACGTCGCGCCAGGGGGCGACGCGACCAGGAACGCCCGTACCGTCTACCGCAACCACCTGGCCGCCCCGGGGTGGCCAGGAACCTCCCCGGTCGTCACCGACTACGAACGCGGCACCATCAACGCCTACTCCGCCGGCATCGACCCCGCGCGCGTCTCAGCCGGACGCAACCTGATCGCCGACACCTACGGACACTGGCAGAACTCGGCCCCCGGGTACTGGGGTTCGCCCACCAACTTCAACGGCACGGTCTTCGCTCTGCTGGCCCTGGCCGGCGCCAAGACCCAGTCGGGCGGCCAGCGCGTACCGCAAGCCCTGCTCGACCGCTCCGTCGCCACCGTACGGGCCAACCAGCACGACGACGGTGGTTGGAACTACAGCAAGGCCGAGGGCGACCCGGCCAAGCTCGCCGCCGCCAGCGACATCGACATGACCGGCGCCACCATGGCCTCCCTGTGTGTCTCCGGCGTCCCCGCCTCCGATCCGGCGATCACCAAGGCCAAAGCCTTCCTGAAGTCCAAGCTCATCAACGGCTCGGGGGCCTTCGACGCCATGTTCGGTGTCAACACCGACTCCAACGGCTGGGCCGTATCCGGCCTCAACGCGTGTGGCATCAATCCGCAGACCGGCGACTTCCTCACCAAGGCCGGCAAGACCCCGATCGACTTCCTGATAGCCCAACAGTTCAAGCCCGGCGGCGGCTTCAAGTACCTGCCCACGGACACCAGCCCCTCCGCCTACGCTTCCATCGACGGCCTGCGCGCCGTCGCCGGTGGCGGCTTCGCGACCGCACCTCCCACACCTACCACCGGCGCGTCCCGCTGGGTGGCGACCACCCAGTTCGCCCCGGGCACGGCAGCCCGGCTGGCCGTGACCGTGGATGACGGCACCTCGCTCAAGGTCTGCGCCGTCACCCTCACCCCGACTGGAACGACCACCACCCTGGGAGCGGTCTTGGACGCGGCCACCAGCTCCGCCGCCCCTGCCGGCTGCGTCACCAGCCTCACCCCCACCACCGGCGACGGCACCGTCACCTCCCTCAACGGCAAGACGAACAACGCGACATCCACCTGGAAGGTGAGCGTGGACGGAGCGCCGGCCAACACGGCTGCCCGTAACAAGGTGATCAACCTGGGCGACACCATCGCCCTTCGCTACGGGAGCTGA
- a CDS encoding carbonic anhydrase, with amino-acid sequence MTATQTPREAFELLMAGNQRFVSGTPDHPNQDATRRTETAPSQQPFAVLFGCSDSRLAAEIIFDRGLGDLFVVRTAGHVTGTEVLGSIEFGVSVLKAPLVVVLGHDSCGAVAAACSALQDGQTPGGFVRDIVERVTPSVLAARAAGRETAEEILAEHIEHTVDLLLERSRVLADAVADGRLAVVGLSYRLADGSAQLVAARGLDAVAPAAS; translated from the coding sequence ATGACTGCGACCCAGACGCCCCGCGAGGCCTTCGAGCTGCTCATGGCCGGTAACCAGCGCTTCGTCTCCGGCACCCCCGATCACCCGAACCAGGACGCTACCCGCCGCACCGAGACGGCACCGTCCCAGCAGCCCTTCGCCGTACTGTTCGGGTGCTCCGACTCCCGGCTGGCCGCCGAGATCATCTTCGACCGCGGCCTGGGCGACCTGTTCGTCGTCCGCACCGCCGGCCACGTCACCGGCACGGAGGTCCTTGGCTCCATCGAGTTCGGCGTGAGCGTCCTCAAGGCGCCCCTGGTCGTCGTCCTCGGCCATGACTCGTGCGGCGCCGTCGCCGCGGCCTGCTCCGCTCTGCAGGACGGGCAGACGCCGGGCGGCTTCGTCCGGGACATCGTTGAACGGGTGACCCCGAGCGTGCTGGCAGCCCGCGCCGCCGGGCGCGAGACGGCCGAGGAGATCCTGGCCGAGCACATCGAGCACACCGTGGACCTGCTCCTCGAACGCTCCCGCGTCCTGGCCGATGCGGTGGCCGACGGCCGCCTGGCGGTGGTGGGGCTGTCCTATCGCCTGGCCGACGGCAGCGCACAACTCGTCGCCGCCCGAGGTCTGGACGCGGTGGCCCCCGCCGCGTCCTGA
- a CDS encoding DUF4440 domain-containing protein, with protein MTDESEQAVQAAIDGELRLLDPEVRASPAHVLELLDPEFTEIGASGRRWDVESILTVTSGGSVSPESPVKVSEMSGIVLAPGVVHLTYFADNQGRRAWRSSLWRLTETGWRMYFHQATLTG; from the coding sequence ATGACGGATGAGAGTGAGCAGGCCGTGCAGGCGGCCATCGACGGGGAGTTGCGGCTTCTCGATCCCGAGGTGCGTGCCTCCCCGGCCCATGTCCTGGAGCTTCTGGACCCGGAGTTCACCGAGATCGGGGCTTCCGGACGCCGGTGGGACGTGGAGTCGATCCTCACGGTGACGAGCGGCGGCTCGGTCTCCCCAGAGTCTCCGGTCAAGGTCAGCGAGATGTCCGGCATCGTCCTCGCTCCGGGCGTCGTTCATCTGACGTACTTCGCCGACAACCAGGGCCGTCGGGCATGGCGGAGCTCTTTGTGGCGCCTGACGGAGACGGGCTGGCGGATGTACTTCCACCAGGCCACTTTGACCGGTTGA
- a CDS encoding alpha/beta hydrolase → MPSEISPSEFFGATASLESFDGTDISYRQLGSGPPVVMVHGSGGGLHSWQPVAEHLADQFKLWIPARRGYAPSGPGRSPKRFADEVGDLEALIAKIGSPVHLVGMSYGASVALHAAAAGLPVRSLVLWEPPLYAAGEELTPVLGEFSALTANGDRRQADRLLAEKVARVPAVLLDLMNAGEPADNEPDDAPGWLRDLESMAADSVDVERWSAISVPTLLMRGADTWQPMPATLDRLATALPHVTYTTFPGQMHFAPSVVPEAVAAEIARFLPRS, encoded by the coding sequence ATGCCGAGCGAGATATCCCCGTCAGAGTTCTTCGGAGCCACAGCGTCGTTGGAGTCCTTCGACGGCACCGACATCAGCTATCGACAGCTCGGCTCGGGGCCACCGGTCGTCATGGTCCACGGCTCCGGCGGTGGACTGCACTCCTGGCAGCCGGTGGCCGAGCACCTCGCCGACCAGTTCAAGCTTTGGATACCCGCCCGCCGCGGGTATGCCCCGAGCGGGCCGGGCCGATCGCCGAAACGCTTTGCCGACGAGGTGGGGGATCTTGAGGCACTGATCGCTAAGATCGGCAGTCCCGTGCACCTGGTCGGTATGTCCTACGGAGCCTCCGTCGCCCTGCACGCTGCGGCAGCTGGACTGCCGGTTCGCTCGCTGGTGCTGTGGGAGCCACCTCTGTACGCGGCCGGCGAAGAACTGACACCTGTACTGGGCGAGTTTTCGGCGCTGACCGCGAACGGTGACCGGCGGCAAGCCGATCGGTTGCTGGCGGAGAAGGTAGCCCGCGTTCCGGCCGTGCTTCTGGACCTCATGAATGCGGGCGAGCCCGCCGATAACGAACCCGATGACGCGCCCGGTTGGCTCCGTGACCTCGAGTCGATGGCCGCCGACTCGGTGGACGTGGAGCGCTGGTCCGCGATCAGCGTCCCAACACTGCTGATGCGGGGCGCCGACACCTGGCAGCCGATGCCGGCGACGCTCGACCGGCTCGCGACCGCACTGCCCCACGTCACCTACACGACGTTCCCCGGCCAGATGCACTTCGCGCCCTCGGTTGTCCCCGAAGCCGTGGCGGCGGAGATCGCTCGCTTCCTGCCGCGGTCCTGA
- the purF gene encoding amidophosphoribosyltransferase, giving the protein MSDGPTADKPREACGVAGARGPTGRHADLVRELLLALQHRGQETAGIAVGTGDSLVAQHGAGLVAEALADITALPSGPLAVGHVRYSTDGARGGLAGAQPIVLPGRALAVAHNGTLVNSRPDPRAPGPGHGSGTTDSEHLAHLLADETAATGGDLHAALHTVLPRLEGAYALVLSDGQELIGVRDPHGFRPLALGMLGDTWLLASETAAITAVGGDVVRELEPGEVLAIGARGSRSSRLAAPDAKTAACLFEYVYFARPDSELSGRSVYRSRYRAGQALADYAPPPPRRGAEPPVVVATPDSARVAADGYAQRAQLSTVQGLSRSGATGRSFIERDQRSREALVRRKLSPVPAAVAGRQVVLVDDSLVRGTTMRTVAGMLRRAGAAEIHLRIASPPYRWPCFYGIDTGDPAELLAARLPVSAIAGQLDCDTVAFLPLDRLIAATGGDPGNYCAACLTGRYPTAVPASPVSLPLPAVRPDSDSALAFPGRAE; this is encoded by the coding sequence ATGAGCGACGGGCCCACCGCGGACAAGCCGCGCGAGGCGTGCGGAGTCGCCGGAGCCCGCGGGCCGACGGGCCGGCACGCGGACCTGGTGCGCGAACTGCTGCTCGCGCTCCAGCACCGGGGCCAGGAGACGGCCGGCATCGCCGTGGGCACGGGCGACTCCCTCGTCGCCCAGCATGGCGCCGGGCTGGTGGCCGAAGCACTCGCCGACATCACCGCCCTGCCCTCGGGACCGCTGGCCGTCGGCCATGTCCGCTACTCCACCGACGGCGCGCGGGGCGGTCTGGCCGGAGCGCAGCCCATCGTGCTGCCCGGGCGCGCACTGGCCGTCGCGCACAACGGCACCCTCGTCAACAGCCGCCCGGACCCCCGCGCGCCGGGCCCGGGGCACGGGTCTGGAACGACCGACAGCGAGCACCTCGCCCACCTCCTGGCCGACGAGACGGCGGCCACCGGCGGCGATCTGCACGCCGCCCTGCACACAGTGCTCCCCCGGCTGGAGGGCGCGTACGCGCTCGTCCTGTCGGACGGCCAGGAACTGATCGGCGTGCGCGACCCGCACGGCTTCCGGCCGCTCGCCCTCGGGATGCTCGGTGACACCTGGCTGCTGGCCTCGGAGACGGCCGCCATCACCGCCGTGGGCGGTGACGTCGTCCGCGAGCTGGAGCCTGGCGAGGTGCTGGCCATCGGCGCCCGGGGCAGCCGCAGTTCCCGGCTGGCCGCGCCCGACGCCAAGACGGCGGCCTGCCTGTTCGAGTACGTGTACTTCGCCCGGCCCGACTCCGAGCTGTCGGGCCGCAGCGTCTACCGGTCCCGTTACCGGGCCGGGCAGGCACTGGCCGACTACGCCCCGCCGCCGCCCCGGCGCGGAGCCGAGCCGCCGGTGGTGGTCGCCACGCCCGATTCGGCCCGGGTGGCCGCGGACGGCTACGCCCAGCGCGCCCAACTGAGCACCGTGCAGGGCCTGTCGCGCTCCGGGGCGACCGGGCGCAGCTTCATCGAACGTGACCAGCGCTCCCGGGAGGCGCTGGTCCGCAGGAAGCTCTCCCCGGTCCCCGCCGCGGTCGCCGGGCGGCAGGTGGTGCTCGTGGACGACTCGCTCGTCCGCGGCACCACGATGCGTACCGTAGCGGGAATGCTGCGCCGGGCCGGGGCCGCCGAGATTCATCTGCGCATCGCCTCGCCGCCGTACCGCTGGCCGTGTTTCTACGGCATCGACACCGGCGACCCCGCCGAACTGCTCGCCGCCCGGCTGCCGGTCAGCGCGATCGCCGGGCAGCTCGACTGCGACACGGTGGCCTTCCTGCCGCTCGACCGGCTGATCGCCGCGACGGGCGGGGACCCCGGTAACTACTGCGCCGCGTGCCTCACCGGCCGCTACCCGACCGCTGTTCCCGCCTCCCCCGTCAGTCTGCCGCTCCCTGCCGTGCGGCCGGACTCCGACTCCGCCCTCGCGTTCCCAGGACGTGCCGAATGA
- a CDS encoding fatty acyl-AMP ligase — translation MNTAPSPAARASGHRDARPLDARTIVEALLIRATGPHADEPLLTALDAGGEPVERLTAAGLDTRARAVAAALLAVGGVGDRVIVPAMPGLDFHVGFVGCLYAGMIAVPVPAFRASATRGSARADRLSAICGDCAPCAVLVSSPEAAEAADPDRLPSVAWVAIREAAGPTQAAESAEAAATPALPDPAALDPDTTALLQYTSGSTGDPRGVIVGHGNLVANQTAMRDRCEVGPATTIVSWLPCFHDMGLCTAVVLPLVSGARTVSIEPAAFVRDPRVWLRAIAGEDDVFTAAPDFAYDLCVNRVSAEERAAIDLTSWRVAINGSEPVRAATQRRFATAFEASSFRAAAFSPGFGLAECTLGVSLSPSLVPTVVAHYDRDALAEGKAVPVAPSDDGVELVGCGPALERTDIRIVDPHTRSALPEGGVGEIWVHAPGNCRGYWGRARESEEVFAARIEGADPEAVFVRTGDLGFLEDGELFITGRIKDLLIIGGENYFPQDAEAVATQAHPAFAHQRAAAWSRGADDREVAVVVETTERDPERLAVALRAAGIAVAKAIPATITMYAVARNKIPRTTSGKVRRRECGRQTRAGQLTPLGQWSSTAQVVQQKAEGDTSWGQHR, via the coding sequence GTGAACACCGCACCTTCACCGGCGGCGCGGGCGTCCGGCCACCGCGACGCCCGTCCGTTAGACGCCCGTACGATCGTTGAGGCACTGCTGATCCGCGCCACGGGGCCGCACGCCGACGAACCGCTGCTGACCGCACTGGACGCGGGCGGCGAACCCGTCGAGCGGCTGACAGCGGCCGGGCTCGACACACGGGCCAGGGCGGTGGCGGCCGCACTGCTGGCGGTGGGCGGCGTGGGAGACCGGGTGATCGTGCCGGCCATGCCCGGCCTCGACTTCCACGTGGGCTTCGTCGGCTGCCTGTACGCGGGAATGATCGCCGTGCCCGTCCCCGCCTTCCGTGCCTCCGCCACCCGTGGGTCGGCGCGCGCCGACCGGCTGTCGGCCATCTGCGGGGACTGCGCCCCGTGCGCCGTGCTGGTGTCCTCCCCGGAGGCGGCCGAGGCGGCGGACCCAGACCGACTGCCCTCGGTGGCCTGGGTCGCCATACGGGAGGCCGCCGGGCCCACGCAAGCCGCGGAATCCGCAGAAGCCGCGGCCACCCCGGCATTGCCCGACCCCGCCGCCCTCGACCCGGACACAACGGCCCTGTTGCAGTACACCTCGGGATCGACCGGTGACCCGCGCGGCGTCATCGTCGGCCACGGCAACCTGGTGGCCAACCAGACCGCGATGCGCGACCGGTGCGAGGTCGGGCCGGCCACCACGATCGTGTCCTGGCTGCCGTGCTTCCACGACATGGGACTGTGCACCGCCGTCGTGCTGCCCCTGGTGTCCGGGGCGCGCACCGTGAGCATCGAACCGGCGGCCTTCGTCCGTGACCCCCGGGTGTGGCTGCGGGCCATCGCCGGCGAGGACGACGTGTTCACCGCCGCCCCCGACTTCGCGTACGACCTGTGCGTCAACCGCGTTTCCGCGGAGGAACGCGCGGCCATCGACCTGACGTCCTGGCGGGTGGCGATCAACGGCTCCGAGCCGGTACGCGCCGCGACCCAGCGCCGGTTCGCCACCGCCTTCGAGGCGAGTTCCTTCCGCGCCGCGGCGTTCTCGCCCGGGTTCGGCCTCGCCGAGTGCACCCTCGGGGTGAGCCTCAGCCCGTCGCTGGTCCCGACGGTGGTCGCGCACTACGACCGGGACGCGCTCGCCGAGGGCAAGGCGGTCCCCGTGGCCCCGTCCGACGACGGCGTCGAACTCGTCGGCTGCGGCCCGGCACTGGAGCGTACGGACATCCGCATCGTCGATCCGCACACCCGCAGCGCGCTGCCCGAAGGGGGCGTCGGCGAGATCTGGGTGCACGCGCCGGGAAACTGCCGGGGCTACTGGGGCCGGGCGCGGGAGTCCGAGGAGGTCTTCGCCGCCCGGATCGAGGGCGCGGACCCCGAAGCGGTCTTCGTGCGCACGGGCGACCTCGGTTTCCTGGAGGACGGTGAGCTATTCATCACCGGGCGGATCAAGGACCTGCTGATCATCGGCGGGGAGAACTACTTCCCGCAGGACGCCGAGGCGGTGGCCACCCAGGCGCACCCCGCGTTCGCCCATCAGCGCGCCGCCGCCTGGTCGCGCGGCGCGGACGACCGTGAGGTGGCCGTGGTGGTGGAGACCACCGAGCGCGACCCGGAGCGGCTGGCCGTGGCACTGCGCGCCGCCGGGATCGCCGTGGCCAAGGCGATCCCGGCCACGATCACGATGTACGCGGTGGCCCGCAACAAGATTCCACGCACCACCAGCGGCAAGGTCCGGCGCCGTGAGTGCGGCCGGCAGACAAGGGCGGGACAACTGACGCCGCTCGGCCAGTGGTCCAGCACAGCGCAGGTGGTCCAGCAGAAAGCAGAGGGGGACACATCGTGGGGGCAACACCGGTGA
- a CDS encoding acyl carrier protein, with amino-acid sequence MGATPVITVDRAVERLRRLLADTVEMEVGSVDPELPLSAFGIDSVNGTVLINDLERWSGVTLSRDLLVGELTVVELAQELMEALGRGTEATSQPSA; translated from the coding sequence GTGGGGGCAACACCGGTGATCACGGTGGACCGTGCCGTCGAGCGGTTGCGGAGGCTGCTCGCCGACACGGTGGAGATGGAGGTGGGGTCGGTGGACCCCGAACTCCCGCTGAGCGCGTTCGGCATCGACTCGGTCAACGGCACGGTGCTGATCAACGACCTGGAGCGGTGGTCCGGGGTGACCCTGAGCCGCGATCTCCTGGTCGGCGAGCTCACGGTCGTCGAACTGGCCCAGGAGCTCATGGAGGCACTGGGGCGAGGCACCGAGGCCACCTCACAGCCCTCGGCCTGA
- a CDS encoding universal stress protein produces the protein MNAPATALRDHVVVGTDGSPPAMAALDRAATEALRRAVPLEIVHGWSWGGAYEPTDDSSAILDAALRRVAGQHPDLPVVTTSVPEDAASVLVRRSGDASLTVLGTRGRGGFTGLLLGSVTLRVAAHCHSPLLVVRGTADRPEQSREPTVVLGVRSAADSATTAFAFEEAVRQHARLLAVHARPGPAGSESGDSPAPAEQATEPPDRAVSEWRATYPHVDVEARTVRGDPARTLVEVTQAATAIVIAVHRRTTGLGMQLGPVTHALLQHSHAPVVLVPPGARSA, from the coding sequence ATGAACGCACCCGCCACAGCTCTCCGTGACCACGTGGTCGTCGGCACCGACGGTTCGCCTCCCGCGATGGCGGCCCTGGACCGGGCGGCGACCGAGGCCCTCCGCCGCGCGGTACCGCTGGAGATCGTGCACGGCTGGTCCTGGGGAGGGGCCTACGAGCCCACCGACGACTCGTCGGCCATCCTGGACGCGGCCCTGCGGCGGGTGGCCGGCCAGCACCCCGACCTACCGGTCGTGACGACCTCCGTACCGGAGGACGCCGCGAGCGTACTCGTGCGCCGCAGCGGCGACGCGAGCCTGACCGTGCTCGGCACGCGCGGACGCGGCGGATTCACCGGGCTCCTGCTGGGTTCGGTCACACTCCGGGTGGCCGCCCACTGCCACAGCCCGCTGCTCGTCGTACGAGGCACCGCCGACCGGCCCGAGCAGTCCCGCGAGCCGACGGTGGTGCTCGGCGTGCGGTCCGCCGCGGACTCGGCCACCACCGCCTTCGCCTTCGAGGAAGCCGTACGGCAGCACGCCCGACTGCTGGCCGTGCACGCCCGGCCCGGCCCCGCCGGAAGCGAGTCGGGCGACTCCCCGGCGCCGGCCGAGCAGGCCACCGAGCCGCCGGACCGGGCGGTGTCCGAGTGGCGGGCGACGTACCCGCACGTGGACGTGGAAGCGCGGACGGTACGGGGCGACCCGGCACGCACCCTGGTCGAGGTCACACAAGCGGCGACGGCCATCGTCATCGCCGTGCACCGCCGCACCACGGGCCTGGGCATGCAACTCGGCCCGGTCACGCACGCCCTGCTCCAGCACTCCCACGCCCCCGTCGTCCTGGTCCCACCCGGCGCCCGGTCGGCCTGA